Below is a genomic region from Brassica oleracea var. oleracea cultivar TO1000 chromosome C9, BOL, whole genome shotgun sequence.
TTTCATTTTTGTCTCATGTATTTATCACTAATCTATCTTTTTGTTGCATATTTTTAACTAGATGGTTCTCATCTTCCACTTGGATATGTACTTTGTATGTTCTATAAAAGTATGTCTATCTAATTTTCTACTTATTTTTTTTTCTGTTTTTAAGCCATTTGAACGTTTTTTGATATGATATGCAGGTTTTTCAGATCTGAGTATGATATACATGTTTTTCAGATCTGGATCAGACTTTGGAAGACCTATGGGAAGTCTTCTCGGAAGTCTTCTAAAATATAATGTGCTAGAAGACTTCCTTTCCAGACGACTTCAAAGAAGTCATCTAGACGACTTCCAGGAAGTCTTCCGACGGGGTCTTCTTCCATATCAAGTGGAGTCTAAGCTTGTCTTTGTAGAGGAATGATCTATAATAGTTTTGTTTGTGGTATGTTTTGTGATTTGCATGTGTACTCCTTTAGTTGCGACTTTTTTTGTAAATTTGTTAAGTAACTTTAAGATATGTTTATTTAATTTTTAAAAGTGTTAAGTAACTTCAAGAATATCAAGTAACATGGTTTAATGTGTCTTCTCAGATCATAAGATATACTTTTTACTTATGTATGTAGAAGTCTTCTCAATTAGTTAGAAACTTTACTAAGCATGAATGTTGGTAACCTCGTAAATATCACCAATTCAGTTATAAATTTCATTCAGTAGCCTCAATATTGACTAATAAACATGAATTAACAAAAACAAATTAAAAAAATCTTTATAGTTTTAGAGAAAAAGAAAGTTTATTAAACAATGACGCAGACGACTTCCATGGAGGTCGTCTGGTAGACTTCTAGAAAATCATCCATTTAGGTTAGTTTTGCAATTGATTTTTAACCTAGACGACTTACATGGAAGTCGTCCATCTTTGTTTGTTAAAAAAAACTCGAGACGACTTACGGGTAGTTTTGCATTTGACCGGATTGTGTCAGAAATTTGACTTTTCCTGGACGACTTATACGTAAGTCGTCCAGTAGAAAATTAAAAAAACAATATTTTGTTATACCTAGACGACTTACATAGAAGTTGTCTCCGGTTAGTTTTGCAATTGAAAAATAAAACAAAAAAAAATTATTTTTTTCTANNNNNNNNNNNNNNNNNNNNNNNNNNNNNNNNNNNNNNNNNNNNNNNNNNNNNNNNNNNNNNNNNNNNNNNNNNNNNNNNNNNNNNNNNNNNTAAACGACTTCCGTGTAAGTCGTCTAGAAAAAAATAATTTTTTTTGTTTTATTTTTCAATTGCAAAACTAACCTGAGACGACTTCCATGTAAGTCGTCTAGGTATAACAAAATATTGATTTTTTTAATTTTCTACTGGACGACTTCCACGTAAGTCGTCCAGGAAAAGTCAAATTTCTGACACAATTCGGTCAAATGCAAAACTAACATGTTTACCCTAGACGACTTACATGGAAGTCGTCTCGGATTTTTTTTTTAACAAACAAAGATGGACGACTTCCATGTAAGTCGTCTATAAAAACACATTTAAAAGTCAATTGCAAAACTAACCTCTGCATTGACCAGAAGATTTCCATGTAAGTCGTCTACAGGTAAGTCGTCTGGACGAACAGATGTGGGAAAAAAAATTGATTTCATAGTTTCAACCAGTGAGATAAATTGTTTAGCACACATAAGTCTTCTCCAAGCACCCAAAATCTCAAACATAAGTGACCCACTAAGAATCGTAAGCTTCAATGGCTCTATGAACCATAAAAAAATTAGAATCAAAATCTTGGATTTTTTTGGATGAATATGGAGAGAAAGTGAAAGAGATGTTGTTTTTAGTTCATAAGAATTAAGAAAAAAAAAAGTGTAAATCGATTTTTAGGTGCATTAAGAGATTCAAATTGGTTGTTCATAGTGGTTGGTGTATTGATGGCAATGACAATATTGTGAATACTTGAGGAAGATGAGGGTGATAGAGTAAAAAATATGCATTTTCAAAAAAAAAAAAAATGATGACATTTTCGTGAATAATCTGAACTTTAGGGATGAAAGGGGCAAGTCAAAGTTCCAAAAAAAACATGGATTAGTTTTGTGTTTGACTTCAAGTTTTGAGTCTTATTTGCAAAAACCTTTCTATTTAATAACCACAAGACCTTAAAGTATAGACAAAAACAGAGCTCAAACAAAACCTGGCATGGCTTTGGAATGTCTCTAGACAAAGACAACCTACGTCTTAAAAAATGTCCCACAGCTTATAAAAGTCTATCGAGAAAGACTATGTATCAGTTTAGACTTGTTGGATGGTAAAAACAACTAAATATTTGCTGTATAGAAAAAAGACCAACGGCTCAGATAAATCAACTGCTTCAAGATTCTTGACAAAGATTATGAATCAAACAAAGATTCATATCTCCACACGGCTTAGAAGTATCTTGAGAAAGAATATAGATGGAAAAATAACCCACGGCTAAAATGAAATATATATCTATGGATGGAAAACCGATTTTTTACTCTGCAACACGGCCTTAAGTAGAAATTTTCAACACATAAACTATGAACCACAAGGATCAAAGAACTGTTTCTGCTTGACAACCACCACAAGGTTTAAAAGTATACAAAGACTATAAGTTAGATGGAAATAATGACCAACTCTAAAGACAAAGACGATGGAAGAATGGCGAACTCATATTCTGAAATCAGTCTTAAACAGAGACTACCAATGGCTTAAAGAATCATAACGCAAAGATTATTTACAAAAAAATGAATCTAAAAATGGGAAAAGACGACCAATAGCTTAAAGATGTCTTAAGAAAAAGACTCTGAAAAAGTCCTTAGATGGGGAAAAATAGTAGCAATGGCTTAAGGCTTGTTTCATGGGGAAAAATAACACAAGCAATGGCTTAAAAGTCTTAAGGCAAAAACTATGAATTGATTATAGATTCTTTACTTGGTTTTGCCCACGGTTTAAGTCCTTGATGGAAAAGGTACAAACGTCACAAAAAAAAGTCTCTAGACAAAAACAATATGGGTTTGGTTTTTAGACATGCTGGATGGAAAGAATGAGAAGCTACTTTTTTTTAAAAGTCACCAGATGGAAAAACTATCTGAAATCATTTGTGCTGGATAAAGAAAAAACGATGTTAAGACAGACTATGATTCGGTTTATATTTTGGTGCGTGGAAAGAGATGACCAATGTCTGAAATAATTACACAGAAAAAATAAGTTATTATAGAAAGACTATATGAATCGGTTTTAGATTTGTAGCCTTTGTCACCACGGATTACGGTCTTATGACAAAGAGTATAAATGATTCGTTGGATGGCTAATACGACCAACAATTTCAAGGACTACGAATCAAAAATGGATTGTTTACAAATACATGGCGAAGTAAAGATCTTTTTTTTGTCAGGTATGTGCTTCAGAAGGTGTTCAAAACCAAATTGTTAGAGATTTTGAGGAGATTTCAAGTGTAGCAGACTTCTGTGAAAGGTAAGTGCTTTTCAAACTTGCTTGTAATTAGTTTCTGAAATTCACAAGTAGGAGAAACATATGCGAAATCAAGATTTTCATTTCCACAAGACAGACAGATTCAAGGTATGTCCTTGGTGATTATTCCAAAATTTTGCAATGACATCCTCACAATCTAATTGGTTGTTATTTGTAATTTTAGAATTATGCATCAAGATTCTTACATTTATGATTATTATGTATTTTTTTTTCTTTAAAATGTGTATCAATTGACTTAACTTTTATAATATAGCTTGGAGATATTTCAGTTAAAGTATTAGACTAGTGTCTCTCACTTTCTCTTAACATAGTTTGATTGAAACTTGGTTTCTTTGTCAAAACAGAGTTCATGGTCTTTTCTACTTCAATGTCTCTACTCACGTTTTTAGATCAACAGTGCAAAAACTCATAGGAAAGTGATGAAATTTCTATACAAAAACGGAAGTATTGTTGTCTTTAGATGTGATGATTAAGTTTTTGGTTACCTTTCTAACTGAGGCTGAAGTTCGATGCAATCTTCTTGTGTGTCGGTTTCCATGTCAGCCTCCACGTTTCCTTCCTTTTTGTGGTGCCTTGTAAACAGTTTCCTAAGACTTGAGTTTTATTAAGGTGTTGTTGACTTGACTCCCATGATCTCTCCCACTTAAAAATGAGCTATATATTTTTTCTAATACTTATTTTTAAATGTATCTATTAGTGAATGAATATTAAAATTAATTATTGTACATTATTTTATCACATAAATTATGCTAGCAACATAAAATATTCTAAAGAATGTCAAAGATCTTTACTGGCTTTTGCTTCTCCTGATACTCCTTTAGGAATTAGGAGTAGCCGACGACACATCTAGCACTCTTGTTGTTGCATCAAATGTAGCTTCATTTACTTACAACTTCTCCAGTACAAGCAGCACCAACAACTCCTTTTGTCACTACAACTGAACTCACTACTACCAGTACTGTGTCTCTAAACACCGAAACTCCTCGTCTTTGGATCCTCTACTAATTTGATAACATTCTCTGCTCCTATATCAAATTCATTCACCAATGAACATAATAAATATTTGACGACTTGAGTGCATCTGAGGCGATTCCTCGTTAGGCAACTACTGTATATGGTTCTAAGATCCTACTGCTAACGCTAAAACACTTGAATGCCATAACGATATTTGAACTGCAAGGGGATCTCTAGCCACTTCTCCTAACTTCATTTTGTGCACTTTCCACCCAAAAAGAAAACGTCAGAACTCATCCAATCTAAACTTCGGACTCTAAACCGATTCTTTCAAGTATGTTTCCAATTCAAAAAGTAACTTTATAATAGAGAAAGATTGTTCAGAAAAACACTGCAACTTTTTCAAGATGATCAAAGCAACTTGTCTTCAAGAAATCTTTCTGTTTACAAAAAGATACATTATATGATGAGCTACCGCCCAAACCATAGATCGTCTAGTCAAGCTGTTTCGTCCAATCAAAGTGTTCCCATTGGCGTGCAAAGCTCACAACCGCTTTCTTCTGGCTCTCCACCGACTCATGCCTTCTTTTTCTATACATGTCTTCTTCCGGCAACTCAAGCATCCCTCTGATCACATTCAGTCCAAGATTGCTATTGAACTCTTGCTCATCATCAATCACGTGAGCGAACCCTTTGTCTATCCCAAACTCCACGTGGAAGTAAGGAAAATTCTTAGGTATCGAGTTCCTAAGACCTTTCACGCTAGTGTCGATGAGCTTCTTCGCGTTGTGCTGACTCCACTCGCTCTCCGCTTCGTCGATCGCCTTCTTGAAGTAAAGAGGTCCTTCTTTCGCTATCTCCTGAGGGATCGGGATGCACTCGATCATACAGTGGCGGCGCTGCTGAGACAAACCAATCACCGTCTCCAGAAACACGGCGTCTTTGCCTTCTTTAGCAAACATCATTATAAGACACTTCTTGAAATTCCTAATCTCGTCCCAGACATTGTCGTCGACGCTTCTGCTGGCTGCTTCGTGCTTCTCATTACAAAGAAACACTCATCAATACAAGAAGCAATTAAAAAATTAAATACAGATTATCTTTAGATTGTATATACCTGCATTGGTAAGATACAGCAATGGCCTGGGACAAGGGGCTGGTGTTGTGGTAACATAAGATAGGTGAAGTTTGCGATTGATACAACCAAGTGTTTCGGCCGCTTTGGGTTCTCGAAACAGAAGAGGCAGCGTTCTTGCTGTGTCATGATGCGTTTCACGCGGTTGTCTTTCTCAGGAACGTTGCTTTCCCGCGGCTTCCGGGACTTTTTGCTTGAAGCCTCTCCGTAGTCATACTCATCATCGGCAGCTTGGTTTGGTGTTTTGTACTGTTTGTTATGCAGTATGCTTTTGGCTAGATGCATATCCGTATCATCATCTTCCTTCTTCCTTTTACCAGACACGTCCTTGATAGGATACCTCGCTGCTCTGATGTAGTGTTGTTCTTTGGATGAATCGTCTCCCACGGCTTGCTTTGCTTTCAGCCTCTCTGCTTCTTCCGTGAGTTTCTGGGCTTCTTCAAGTTTCCCTTTCAGACGGAGCTGTAAGGCTTTCGCAGCTAGTTGGTTCACAGTTAAAGATTCCATATTGGGAAGAGACGTTACAACATCTTTTTTGGTCTCCGCGTCGCTTCTGTGGTGATGATCTTCACGAGGCTCTACTGATTCACTCTTCTGTTTAGAAAGCATTTGCTTCATGAAGCTTCCATCATTAGTAAACTTGTTCAAGTGAGATGCAGCTTCCGATATGAGCTTCGAGTCTTCGTGTCTATGAGTTTGGCCCTTTCTTTTCCCCCAGGATAATGAAGGATCGGTTTTAGGCGCTCTTAATACACGATGACGAATAGAGTCATCCTTCAAGTAGTCCCGACCATTGCCCTTCAAACAAAACACGTCACATATGTCAGAATATTACTGTTATTGATGAGATTTCAATGATAAAAAGCTACGTTTTTAACGGTTAAAGTACCTTCTCAGAAACTCTTTCTGGTTTTTTCTCTTTATCATTGTCTCCACTGTTCTCTCTTCTTCTATTATTAATGGCATTCAAATGGGCACGAGATGGAGCTGCTCTCTGAGAGGCCACGGACTCAACAAGGTTACCAAGTGAACCCCATCGTTCCCCAGCAACCTGTGCAACAACTCTCAATTAATAAGGCAATACTCACAAAGAAACTATGCTAATAAGTCATAAACAAGAACTTACCTCCTCAAGTTTTTGTCCTTCTCTCGCAGCATGTTCCTTTGCACGCTTGAGCGCTTTCATCCTCCAACTCGCGCCTCCATCTCCAACAACAGAAGTTG
It encodes:
- the LOC106318910 gene encoding CWF19-like protein 2; the encoded protein is MFSGIKIIPRHEVLDDTSDREDKKDRRRKNKDVDRKESKRHGKKIANSGDDDDLPDGDIARRSNGLDFMLPPTRQSDPDPALDVEDKLEESTHEEVIKVNPRELNPYLKGNGTGYPEEETEKRNSKDQLLPTSVVGDGGASWRMKALKRAKEHAAREGQKLEEVAGERWGSLGNLVESVASQRAAPSRAHLNAINNRRRENSGDNDKEKKPERVSEKGNGRDYLKDDSIRHRVLRAPKTDPSLSWGKRKGQTHRHEDSKLISEAASHLNKFTNDGSFMKQMLSKQKSESVEPREDHHHRSDAETKKDVVTSLPNMESLTVNQLAAKALQLRLKGKLEEAQKLTEEAERLKAKQAVGDDSSKEQHYIRAARYPIKDVSGKRKKEDDDTDMHLAKSILHNKQYKTPNQAADDEYDYGEASSKKSRKPRESNVPEKDNRVKRIMTQQERCLFCFENPKRPKHLVVSIANFTYLMLPQHQPLVPGHCCILPMQHEAASRSVDDNVWDEIRNFKKCLIMMFAKEGKDAVFLETVIGLSQQRRHCMIECIPIPQEIAKEGPLYFKKAIDEAESEWSQHNAKKLIDTSVKGLRNSIPKNFPYFHVEFGIDKGFAHVIDDEQEFNSNLGLNVIRGMLELPEEDMYRKRRHESVESQKKAVVSFARQWEHFDWTKQLD